From a region of the Erythrobacter neustonensis genome:
- the fghA gene encoding S-formylglutathione hydrolase produces METLSEIRSHSGTQGVYRHASSATGTEMTFAVFVPDHAPGETLPVLWYLSGLTCTHANVMEKGEYRAACAAHRVILVAPDTSPRGDDVPDAAGEYDFGKGAGFYVDATQAPWDTHYRMRSYIEDELPALIAAQFPADMARQGITGHSMGGHGALTIALRNPDRFRSVSAFAPICAPALVPWGEKALGRYLGEDRAAWSEYDAVALIAGGARLPELLVDQGLADNFLADQLRTELLEAACAAAGIPVTIRMHEGYDHSYFFISTFMAEHVGWHAARLTR; encoded by the coding sequence ATGGAAACCCTGTCCGAAATCCGCAGCCATTCGGGCACGCAGGGCGTCTATCGCCATGCCTCGTCCGCGACCGGGACCGAGATGACCTTTGCTGTGTTCGTTCCCGATCATGCGCCGGGCGAAACGCTGCCGGTGCTGTGGTATCTTTCGGGCCTTACCTGCACCCATGCCAACGTGATGGAAAAGGGCGAATACCGCGCCGCCTGCGCTGCGCACCGCGTGATCCTGGTCGCCCCCGACACCAGCCCGCGCGGGGACGACGTGCCCGATGCCGCCGGGGAATACGACTTCGGCAAGGGCGCCGGCTTCTACGTCGATGCGACGCAGGCGCCGTGGGACACGCATTACCGGATGCGCTCCTATATCGAGGACGAGCTGCCCGCGCTGATCGCCGCGCAGTTCCCCGCCGACATGGCGCGGCAGGGCATCACCGGCCATTCGATGGGCGGGCACGGCGCGCTGACGATCGCCCTGCGCAATCCGGACCGGTTCCGTTCGGTCAGCGCCTTTGCACCGATCTGCGCGCCTGCGCTGGTGCCGTGGGGCGAAAAGGCGCTTGGCCGCTATCTGGGCGAAGACCGCGCGGCGTGGAGCGAATATGATGCGGTCGCGCTGATCGCAGGCGGCGCGCGATTGCCCGAACTGCTCGTCGATCAGGGGCTGGCGGACAATTTCCTCGCCGACCAATTGCGGACCGAGCTGCTCGAGGCGGCCTGCGCTGCGGCGGGCATTCCGGTAACGATCCGGATGCACGAAGGCTACGACCATTCCTACTTCTTCATCTCGACCTTCATGGCCGAGCATGTCGGCTGGCACGCGGCGCGGCTGACGCGCTAA
- a CDS encoding tetratricopeptide repeat-containing sulfotransferase family protein, producing MDTSEPRQTPRAPSPIAEQAKADPAAAAVRLRAVTARNPHDAAAQRMLGRVLRQLGRDDEAARAELAAVRATAYDPAMIAAAEALLANDLPGAEARLRDRLARQPTDVAAIRMMAELAGRLGRYRDAENLLRRAVELAPAFTAARANLAIALYRQNRFAEAGEVLEDVLAQEPANASSRNLLAATLGRTGDYDEALRLYGDLTGSFPGHAKLWMSYGHLLKTVGRLEDSIAAYRRALAIEPHLGEVWWSLANLKTVEFTDADIAAMEAALAEGVSGEDALHLHFALGKAWGDRKDAAQSFAHYASGNDLRSRELGYDPAATTQAVDRMIEVFTPAFLAEREGAGDPAPDPIFILGLPRAGSTLLEQILASHSAIEGTMELPDIPAIAMREAKAAGDDTRDWTGALAAMPRERLAELGAEFLDRTRVQRKTDKPFYIDKLPNNWAYAGLIHLILPNAKIIDARRHPMDCCFSNFRQHFAKGQAFTYALDHIGQYYADYVRAMDYYDRVLPGRIHRVIHERVLDDPEAEVRAMLAYLGLPFQEACMQFHRNTRAVRTASSEQVRRPINRDGAGQWQPFDPWLGPLRESLGDLIDTYADRPD from the coding sequence ATGGACACCAGCGAGCCACGACAAACCCCGCGCGCACCTTCGCCGATCGCCGAACAGGCGAAGGCCGATCCCGCCGCGGCGGCAGTGCGATTGCGCGCCGTGACCGCGCGCAATCCCCACGATGCGGCTGCGCAGCGGATGCTGGGCCGGGTGCTGCGCCAACTGGGGCGCGATGACGAGGCAGCGCGCGCCGAACTCGCCGCGGTGCGCGCTACGGCTTACGATCCGGCAATGATCGCCGCGGCCGAGGCGCTGCTCGCAAATGACCTGCCCGGCGCAGAAGCGCGGCTGCGCGACCGGCTGGCGCGCCAGCCCACCGATGTCGCCGCGATCCGGATGATGGCCGAACTCGCCGGACGGCTGGGCCGTTACCGCGATGCCGAAAACCTGCTGCGCCGCGCAGTCGAACTGGCCCCGGCCTTCACCGCCGCCCGCGCCAATCTGGCGATTGCGCTCTACCGGCAGAACCGCTTTGCCGAAGCGGGCGAGGTGCTCGAAGACGTGCTGGCACAGGAACCCGCCAACGCCAGCAGCCGCAACCTTCTGGCCGCAACGCTCGGTCGGACAGGCGATTATGACGAGGCGCTGCGGCTTTACGGCGACCTCACCGGCTCCTTCCCAGGTCATGCCAAGCTGTGGATGAGCTATGGCCATCTGCTCAAGACAGTCGGCCGTCTTGAAGACAGCATCGCCGCCTATCGCCGCGCGCTCGCCATCGAGCCCCACTTGGGCGAAGTGTGGTGGAGCCTTGCGAACCTGAAGACGGTCGAATTCACCGATGCGGACATCGCGGCGATGGAAGCGGCGCTTGCCGAAGGGGTTTCGGGCGAGGATGCGCTGCACCTCCATTTCGCGCTGGGCAAGGCGTGGGGCGACCGCAAGGACGCAGCGCAAAGCTTTGCCCATTACGCATCCGGCAACGACCTGCGCAGCCGCGAACTGGGTTATGATCCTGCGGCCACCACGCAGGCGGTCGACCGGATGATCGAAGTCTTCACCCCGGCCTTCCTTGCCGAACGCGAAGGCGCTGGCGATCCCGCGCCCGATCCGATCTTCATTCTCGGCCTGCCGCGTGCCGGATCGACGCTGCTCGAACAGATCCTTGCGAGCCATTCGGCGATCGAAGGGACGATGGAACTGCCCGACATCCCCGCCATCGCGATGCGCGAAGCCAAGGCCGCGGGCGATGACACGCGCGACTGGACGGGTGCGCTGGCCGCGATGCCGCGCGAACGGCTGGCCGAACTGGGCGCCGAATTTCTCGACCGCACGCGGGTGCAGCGCAAGACGGACAAGCCGTTCTATATCGACAAGCTGCCCAACAACTGGGCCTATGCGGGGCTGATCCACCTGATCCTGCCCAACGCGAAGATCATCGATGCGCGGCGGCATCCGATGGACTGCTGTTTCTCGAACTTCCGCCAGCATTTCGCCAAGGGGCAGGCCTTCACCTATGCGCTCGACCACATCGGGCAATATTATGCGGATTACGTGCGCGCGATGGACTATTACGACCGCGTGCTGCCCGGGCGCATCCACCGGGTGATCCACGAACGCGTGCTCGACGATCCTGAAGCCGAAGTGCGCGCGATGCTCGCCTATCTCGGCCTGCCGTTCCAGGAGGCGTGCATGCAGTTCCACCGCAACACCCGCGCGGTGCGGACTGCCTCGTCCGAGCAGGTGCGCCGCCCGATCAACCGCGACGGGGCCGGGCAGTGGCAGCCGTTCGACCCGTGGCTCGGCCCGCTGCGCGAGAGCCTCGGCGACCTGATCGACACCTATGCAGATCGCCCTGATTGA
- a CDS encoding TonB-dependent receptor: MTCNRVRTTTAALLAGTAMSLAMPLAAQDNAADDSNVIIVTAQKRSQNLQDVPIAITALGTEALGELQVNELRDVAKFLPSVTVQTAGPGFSQVYFRGVASGENANHSASLPTVGIYLDEMPITTIQGALDIHAYDLARVEALAGPQGTLYGASSMAGTIKMVTNAPDTKDSYGAMDFELNRVHRGDFGGIAEGFYNARISDTAALRVVAWYRRDGGYIDNIAGSRTYPTSGITQNNADLVEDDYNDVDTYGARVALGIELNDSWTLRPTVMGQIQNADGSFAQERSTAVDRSLQTVQYNPEFSKDRWLQAAMTIEGKIGSWDLVATGGQLWRRTETASDYSDYAYFYDAIAGYGNYFYDNAGDLVNPNQYIQANDRYRRSFGEIRISSPQEAPLRFIGGVFAQRQTHEITQNYIIDDIADAITVTGTDSNIWLTRQTRVDRDYAAFGELSFDVTDSLTLTGGARLYNYKNSLVGFFGYSAGYSSRTGEAACFAPAVVEGSPCTNLDKVTSDTDAIYKLNATYKINPDVLVYATWSQGFRPGGVNRRGTLPPYLPDTLDNYELGWKTSFGPVTFNGAVYQEDWNDIQLSFLGANGLTEIRNAGIARIRGIESDLNYRSGGLSLTLSGSYNDATIRRDFCRIANPAFDCALDPDGGPENDLLAPAGTQLPITAKFKGNAIARYEFPLGGWDGHAQGAASYIGRRRSDLRDGENAIKGEFDPYTTVDLSFGIKKDNLRFEIFATNLFDERGVINSGVQCVEVICGDAEGLTDSGGAFYDVVTRPRLIGIKAGFDF; this comes from the coding sequence ATGACATGCAACAGGGTCCGCACCACCACCGCCGCGCTTCTTGCAGGCACGGCGATGTCGCTAGCGATGCCGCTCGCCGCGCAGGACAACGCCGCCGACGACAGCAACGTCATCATCGTCACTGCGCAGAAGCGTTCGCAGAACCTGCAGGACGTTCCGATTGCGATCACCGCATTGGGCACCGAGGCGCTGGGCGAATTGCAGGTCAACGAACTGCGCGATGTTGCCAAGTTCCTTCCTTCAGTCACGGTGCAGACCGCAGGGCCGGGCTTCAGCCAGGTCTATTTCCGCGGTGTCGCCAGCGGCGAGAACGCGAACCACTCCGCTTCGCTCCCCACGGTCGGAATCTATCTCGACGAAATGCCGATCACCACGATCCAGGGCGCGCTGGATATCCACGCCTATGACCTTGCGCGGGTCGAGGCGCTGGCCGGGCCACAGGGCACGCTTTACGGCGCAAGCTCGATGGCGGGCACGATCAAGATGGTCACCAACGCGCCCGACACCAAGGACAGCTACGGCGCGATGGATTTCGAGCTGAACCGCGTCCATCGCGGTGATTTCGGCGGGATCGCCGAAGGGTTCTACAACGCGCGGATTTCGGACACCGCGGCGCTGCGCGTGGTCGCATGGTATCGCCGCGACGGCGGCTATATCGACAATATCGCGGGCAGCCGCACCTATCCCACCTCGGGCATTACCCAGAACAACGCCGATCTGGTCGAGGACGATTACAACGATGTCGACACCTATGGTGCGCGCGTCGCGCTGGGGATCGAGCTCAACGACAGCTGGACGCTGCGCCCCACGGTGATGGGCCAGATCCAGAACGCCGACGGCAGCTTTGCGCAGGAACGCAGCACCGCAGTCGACCGCTCGCTCCAGACGGTGCAATACAATCCCGAATTCTCGAAGGACCGCTGGCTGCAGGCGGCGATGACGATCGAGGGCAAGATCGGCAGCTGGGATCTGGTCGCGACCGGCGGCCAGCTGTGGCGCCGGACCGAGACCGCGTCGGATTATTCCGACTATGCCTATTTCTACGATGCGATCGCGGGTTACGGCAATTATTTCTACGACAATGCCGGCGATCTGGTGAACCCGAACCAGTATATCCAGGCGAACGACCGCTACCGCCGCTCCTTCGGCGAGATCCGGATTTCGAGCCCGCAGGAAGCGCCGCTGCGCTTTATCGGCGGCGTGTTTGCGCAGCGCCAGACGCACGAGATCACGCAGAATTACATCATCGACGATATCGCCGATGCGATCACCGTCACCGGCACCGACAGCAATATCTGGTTGACCCGCCAGACCCGCGTCGACCGCGATTATGCCGCCTTTGGCGAGCTGAGCTTTGACGTCACCGACAGCCTCACGTTGACCGGCGGCGCGCGGCTTTACAATTACAAGAATTCGCTGGTCGGCTTCTTCGGCTACAGCGCGGGCTATTCGAGCCGGACGGGCGAGGCGGCGTGTTTTGCGCCCGCAGTGGTCGAAGGCTCGCCCTGCACCAATCTCGACAAGGTCACTTCGGACACCGATGCGATCTACAAGCTCAACGCGACCTACAAGATCAATCCCGACGTGCTGGTCTATGCCACATGGTCGCAGGGCTTCCGCCCGGGCGGGGTCAACCGGCGCGGCACATTGCCGCCCTACCTGCCCGACACGCTCGACAATTACGAGCTTGGCTGGAAGACCAGTTTCGGCCCCGTCACCTTCAACGGCGCGGTCTATCAGGAGGACTGGAACGACATCCAGCTGTCCTTCCTCGGCGCGAACGGGCTGACCGAAATCCGCAATGCCGGGATTGCGCGGATCAGGGGGATCGAATCCGATCTGAATTACCGTTCGGGCGGGCTCTCGCTGACGCTGTCGGGCAGTTACAACGATGCGACGATCCGGCGCGATTTCTGCCGTATCGCCAACCCGGCCTTCGACTGCGCGCTCGATCCCGACGGTGGGCCGGAGAATGACTTGCTGGCGCCGGCAGGCACACAACTGCCCATCACCGCCAAGTTCAAGGGCAATGCGATCGCGCGCTACGAATTCCCCCTTGGCGGATGGGATGGCCATGCGCAGGGCGCGGCATCCTATATCGGCCGCCGCCGCAGCGACCTGCGCGACGGGGAAAACGCGATCAAGGGCGAGTTCGACCCCTACACCACAGTCGATCTCAGTTTCGGCATCAAGAAGGACAATCTGCGCTTCGAAATCTTCGCCACCAACCTGTTCGACGAACGCGGGGTGATCAACAGCGGGGTGCAGTGCGTGGAGGTCATTTGCGGCGATGCCGAGGGGCTGACCGACAGCGGCGGCGCGTTCTACGATGTCGTCACGCGGCCCCGGCTGATCGGGATCAAGGCGGGTTTCGATTTCTGA
- a CDS encoding amino acid permease: MGNMIGSGVFLLPASLAPFGWNAVAGWIVTTAGTLVLAWVLASLTRASPGAGDPAGFVAEAFGEFPAFLVGWVYWVSVWTAVVSIAVAAVSYLSAFVPVIGATPLLPAACAIALVWAMTLLNLRGVQAAGNFQIATLLLKLVPLIAVIVIAALALCNGTAEVRPFAMSELNGIDLRGAAALTLFALLGFECASIAAAQVENPAVNVPRATMWGTGLTAALYLLVCSAIALMLPEAVAASSPAPFATFVERYWSAGPAALVTVFAIVSCVGAVNGWVLLQGELPRAMAMRGMLPRWLSATDRNGTPRAALLVSSVIATICLMFNASRDMQGIYEFVLLLSTSAALWLYLACALAAWKMKVARGFALIGAVYALWTLWGAGIAASGWSLVLMAAGAPLYWWARRGAAV; encoded by the coding sequence ATGGGCAACATGATCGGATCGGGGGTGTTCCTGCTCCCGGCGAGCCTTGCGCCGTTCGGCTGGAACGCGGTGGCGGGCTGGATCGTGACCACCGCAGGAACGCTGGTGCTGGCCTGGGTGCTCGCTTCGCTCACCCGCGCATCGCCGGGCGCGGGCGATCCGGCAGGCTTCGTTGCCGAGGCGTTCGGCGAGTTTCCCGCGTTTCTGGTCGGCTGGGTCTATTGGGTGTCGGTCTGGACCGCGGTGGTTTCGATCGCGGTGGCGGCGGTTAGTTACCTGTCGGCCTTCGTCCCGGTGATCGGTGCCACCCCGCTGTTGCCCGCGGCCTGCGCGATCGCGCTGGTCTGGGCGATGACGCTGCTGAACCTGCGCGGCGTGCAGGCAGCGGGCAATTTCCAGATCGCGACGCTGCTTTTGAAGCTTGTCCCGCTGATCGCTGTGATCGTGATCGCCGCCCTCGCACTGTGCAATGGCACCGCCGAGGTCCGTCCCTTTGCCATGAGCGAGTTGAACGGGATCGACTTGCGCGGCGCGGCGGCGCTGACGCTCTTTGCGCTGCTCGGCTTCGAATGTGCGAGCATTGCCGCAGCACAGGTCGAAAACCCCGCGGTCAACGTGCCGCGGGCAACGATGTGGGGCACGGGGCTGACGGCCGCGCTTTACCTCTTGGTCTGCTCGGCGATCGCGCTGATGCTGCCCGAGGCGGTCGCCGCGTCCAGCCCTGCGCCCTTTGCGACCTTTGTCGAACGCTATTGGAGCGCCGGGCCAGCGGCGCTGGTGACGGTGTTCGCGATTGTCAGCTGCGTCGGCGCGGTCAACGGCTGGGTTTTGCTGCAAGGCGAGTTGCCGCGCGCAATGGCGATGCGCGGGATGCTGCCGCGCTGGCTTTCCGCGACCGACCGCAACGGCACCCCGCGCGCCGCGCTGCTGGTGTCGAGCGTGATTGCGACGATCTGTCTCATGTTCAACGCCAGCCGCGATATGCAGGGGATTTACGAATTCGTGCTCCTGCTTTCGACCAGCGCGGCGCTGTGGCTGTATCTCGCCTGTGCCTTGGCGGCGTGGAAAATGAAGGTGGCGCGCGGCTTTGCGTTGATCGGCGCGGTCTATGCGCTGTGGACCCTATGGGGCGCCGGGATCGCGGCGAGCGGGTGGAGCCTCGTGCTGATGGCGGCGGGCGCGCCGCTTTACTGGTGGGCGCGGCGCGGAGCGGCTGTCTAG
- a CDS encoding TetR family transcriptional regulator C-terminal domain-containing protein — protein MTAQPAFTRADPDARRQSLIEATARVLAAKGAAGVSVRAICAEAGVSAGLLRHYFASVSDAIAETYRWTGAEIDRALAAAVDAADREPRARLIAYLAANFRAPIATPELLATYVAFWSLTRSDPAVALVRTGVYGSFRQGLEDLLIAYRPDLADVRVTAVALTALIDGLWLELSLGQAPFSAEEAEGLAARWLDALTG, from the coding sequence ATGACCGCACAACCCGCCTTTACCCGCGCCGATCCCGATGCGCGCCGCCAGAGCCTGATCGAAGCGACCGCGCGCGTGCTGGCCGCAAAGGGGGCAGCAGGTGTCTCGGTGCGCGCGATCTGTGCCGAAGCGGGGGTATCGGCGGGGCTGCTGCGGCACTATTTCGCGAGCGTCTCCGATGCGATCGCAGAGACCTATCGCTGGACCGGCGCGGAGATCGACCGCGCGCTCGCAGCGGCGGTTGACGCGGCTGACCGCGAACCGCGCGCGCGGCTGATCGCCTACCTCGCGGCAAATTTCCGCGCGCCGATCGCTACCCCCGAACTGCTCGCCACCTATGTCGCCTTCTGGAGCCTGACCCGCTCCGACCCGGCTGTCGCATTGGTGCGGACCGGGGTTTACGGAAGCTTTCGCCAAGGGCTGGAAGATCTGCTTATCGCCTATCGCCCCGATCTCGCCGATGTGCGGGTCACCGCGGTCGCGCTCACCGCGCTGATCGACGGGCTGTGGCTCGAACTCTCGCTCGGGCAAGCGCCGTTCAGCGCAGAAGAAGCCGAGGGGCTTGCCGCGCGCTGGCTCGACGCGCTGACCGGCTAG
- a CDS encoding aromatic ring-hydroxylating oxygenase subunit alpha, with protein sequence MATQPVHDTDLLDGWSLPAWTYHDEEFHRLELDRVFRTSWQVVCHISDIAGPGDWHTLDYCDESVIVVRGQDDELRAFTNVCRHRGSRLVDGASGCAKKLVCPYHAWTYDLDGRLTGVPDSASYPTLDRNRAGLVPVELEIWRGFIFVRLEDDGGPTVAEQMAPYEAMVAPYRFDELEALGRVTLRPREVNWKNVGDNYSDGLHIPVAHPGLTRLFGKGYGIEAEAHVDRMWGAMIDRESANWSERMYQRLLPPVPHLPQDKQRFWLYFKLWPNVAFDIYPDQIDFMQWLPTGPTTCLIREISYVLPDDRREMRAARYLNWRINRQVNAEDTALITRVQQGMASRSFSMGPLSDKEVCLKHFCRRIRAAIPEARLEHQPAAGWSARA encoded by the coding sequence ATGGCAACGCAGCCCGTTCACGATACCGACCTGCTCGACGGCTGGAGCCTGCCGGCTTGGACCTATCATGACGAGGAGTTTCACCGGCTTGAACTGGACCGCGTGTTTCGCACGAGCTGGCAGGTGGTCTGCCACATCAGCGACATTGCGGGGCCGGGCGACTGGCATACGCTCGATTACTGCGACGAAAGCGTGATCGTGGTGCGCGGGCAGGACGACGAGTTGCGCGCCTTTACCAATGTCTGCCGCCACCGCGGCTCGCGGCTCGTCGACGGGGCGAGCGGCTGCGCCAAGAAGCTCGTCTGCCCCTATCACGCCTGGACCTATGATCTCGACGGCAGGCTGACGGGCGTGCCCGACAGCGCCAGCTATCCCACGCTCGACCGCAATCGCGCAGGCCTTGTCCCGGTCGAACTCGAAATCTGGCGCGGGTTCATCTTCGTCCGGTTGGAGGATGACGGCGGCCCGACGGTGGCGGAGCAGATGGCACCCTATGAGGCGATGGTCGCCCCCTACCGCTTCGATGAATTGGAAGCGCTGGGCCGCGTCACTCTGCGCCCGCGCGAGGTGAACTGGAAGAACGTCGGCGACAACTATTCCGATGGTCTCCACATCCCCGTCGCGCACCCCGGCCTCACCCGCCTGTTCGGCAAGGGCTACGGGATCGAGGCCGAGGCCCATGTCGACCGCATGTGGGGCGCGATGATCGACCGCGAAAGCGCCAACTGGTCCGAGCGCATGTACCAGCGGCTGCTGCCGCCAGTGCCGCACCTGCCGCAAGACAAGCAGCGCTTCTGGCTCTATTTCAAGCTCTGGCCCAATGTCGCCTTCGACATCTATCCCGACCAGATCGACTTCATGCAGTGGCTGCCAACCGGCCCCACCACCTGCCTGATCCGCGAGATCAGCTATGTCCTGCCCGACGATCGCAGGGAGATGCGCGCCGCGCGCTATCTCAACTGGCGCATCAACCGCCAAGTCAATGCCGAGGACACCGCGCTCATCACCCGCGTCCAGCAGGGCATGGCGAGCCGCAGCTTCTCGATGGGCCCGCTGAGCGACAAGGAAGTATGCCTCAAGCACTTCTGCCGCCGCATCCGCG